Proteins encoded in a region of the Nicotiana tomentosiformis chromosome 9, ASM39032v3, whole genome shotgun sequence genome:
- the LOC104086103 gene encoding pentatricopeptide repeat-containing protein At3g06920 produces the protein MRLQLINKGLRSQYDLKSTSVFANCKRFSVSNNGYSNLDRPVSSFIPERNPEFPNRSENVQNGVDNVHGWSEAFSSKLEGVRQAVDNVCKILQSGPWGPSVEIALSKCDANPITELVTGVLRRLDDVNVALNYFRWAEKKTLQAHCPEAYNSLLMVMARSRNFEYLEQILEEISLAGFGPSNTVSIELVAGCVKKRKLKEAFDIIQTMRKFKIRPAFSAYTTLIGALSAVQEPDLMLTLFHQMQELGYEVNVHLFTTVIRAFAREGRVDAALSLLDEMKSNAFDADIVLYNVCIDCFGKAGKVDMAWKLFHELKAHGILPDDVTYTSMIGVLCKANRLNEAVDLFEQLEFNRTVPCAYAYNTMIMGYGSAGKFDEAYNLLERQRQKGSIPSVIAYNSLLTCLGKKQRVDEALRIFQEMRKDAAPNLSTYNILIDMLCRAGKLDGALEIRDTMKAVGLFPNVLTVNIMIDRLCKAQQLDEACSIFEAMDHKVCTPNEFTFCSLIDGLGRQGRVNDAYRLYEQMLDFDLTPNAIVYTSLIRNFFKCGRKEDGHKIYKEMVRRGTSPDLTLLNTYMDCVFKAGETEKGRSIFEEIKTWGFTPDVRSYSILIHGLIKSGCARETYELFYAMKEQGYVLDTFAYNTVIDGFCKSSKVNKAYQLLEEMKVKGLDPTVVTYGSVIDGLAKIDRLDEAYMLFEEAKSKGIPLNVVIYSSLVDGFGKVGRIDEAYLIMEELMQKGLSPNVYTWNCLLDALVKAEEIDEALVCFKSMKELKCTPNTFTYSIIINGLCRVRKFNKAFVFWQEMQKEGLKPNMITYTTMISGLAKAGNVSEADKLFQKFKGKGGLPDSACYNTMIEGLSIANRAMEAYELFEETRLRGCNIYTKTCVILLDALHKAECLEQAAIVGAILREIAKSQHASRSL, from the exons ATGAGGTTGCAATTGATTAACAAAG GATTGCGATCTCAGTACGATTTAAAAAGCACCTCTGTATTTGCTAATTGCAAGAGGTTCTCCGTTTCCAATAATGGATATTCCAACTTGGATAGACCTGTCAGTTCCTTCATTCCAGAGAGGAACCCTGAATTTCCAAACAGATCGGAGAATGTGCAAAATGGAGTAGATAACGTGCATGGGTGGAGCGAGGCCTTTTCAAGCAAATTGGAGGGTGTAAGGCAAGCAGTGGATAATGTTTGCAAGATCTTGCAGAGTGGTCCTTGGGGACCTTCCGTGGAGATTGCTTTATCTAAATGTGATGCAAATCCTATCACTGAGTTGGTCACTGGAGTATTAAGGCGGCTAGACGATGTCAATGTTGCATTAAACTACTTCCGATGGGCTGAGAAGAAAACTCTCCAAGCACATTGTCCAGAAGCATATAATTCACTTCTCATGGTAATGGCCAGGAGTAGAAATTTTGAATATCTGGAACAAATTCTGGAAGAAATTAGTCTCGCTGGATTTGGCCCATCTAACACTGTATCGATTGAGTTGGTTGCAGGCTGTGTAAAGAAGCGAAAACTGAAAGAAGCTTTTGATATAATTCAAACCATGAGAAAGTTTAAGATTAGACCTGCATTTTCTGCATATACAACTCTAATAGGTGCGCTCTCTGCTGTTCAAGAACCTGATCTCATGCTCACCCTCTTTCATCAGATGCAGGAATTAGGATATGAAGTAAATGTACATTTATTCACGACAGTAATTCGAGCTTTTGCCAGGGAGGGCCGAGTTGATGCTGCTCTCTCCTTATTGGATGAGATGAAAAGCAATGCTTTTGATGCAGACATTGTCCTCTATAATGTTTGCATCGACTGTTTTGGTAAGGCTGGCAAAGTTGATATGGCCTGGAAATTGTTTCATGAGTTGAAGGCGCATGGTATTTTGCCTGACGACGTGACATATACCAGTATGATTGGGGTTCTTTGCAAAGCTAATAGATTGAATGAAGCTGTAGACTTGTTTGAGCAGTTGGAATTCAACAGGACCGTTCCATGTGCATATGCTTATAACACCATGATCATGGGTTATGGATCTGCCGGAAAATTTGATGAAGCATATAATTTGCTCGAGAGACAAAGACAAAAAGGATCCATACCAAGTGTGATTGCATACAATAGTCTTCTTACTTGCCTTGGGAAGAAACAAAGAGTTGACGAGGCATTAAGGATATTTCAGGAAATGAGGAAAGATGCTGCACCTAATCTTTCGACCTATAATATTCTCATAGACATGCTCTGCAGGGCAGGGAAGCTTGATGGTGCGTTAGAAATTCGTGACACCATGAAGGCAGTTGGCTTGTTTCCTAATGTATTGACTGTGAATATAATGATCGATCGTCTATGTAAGGCTCAACAACTTGATGAAGCTTGTTCTATCTTCGAAGCTATGGATCATAAAGTTTGTACACCGAATGAATTCACATTTTGTTCTCTGATAGATGGCCTGGGTAGGCAAGGGAGAGTCAATGATGCATACAGACTCTATGAACAAATGTTGGATTTTGATCTTACTCCTAATGCCATTGTCTATACATCTCTCATTAGGAACTTTTTCAAGTGTGGAAGAAAGGAAGACGGCCACAAAATTTACAAGGAGATGGTTCGCCGAGGAACTTCTCCTGACCTTACCCTCCTTAACACTTATATGGATTGTGTTTTCAAAGCAGGTGAAACAGAGAAAGGTCGGTCTATTTTCGAGGAAATCAAGACTTGGGGATTCACTCCAGATGTACGGAGCTATTCTATACTAATCCATGGCCTCATAAAATCCGGCTGTGCTCGTGAGACATATGAGCTTTTCTATGCAATGAAGGAACAGGGGTACGTGCTGGATACTTTTGCTTATAATACTGTTATAGATGGATTTTGCAAATCAAGTAAAGTGAATAAAGCTTATCAGCTGCTTGAAGAGATGAAAGTAAAAGGTCTTGACCCGACTGTAGTAACATATGGTTCTGTCATTGATGGGCTTGCCAAGATTGACAGACTTGACGAAGCTTACATGCTTTTTGAAGAAGCAAAATCTAAAGGTATTCCATTAAATGTGGTTATATATAGTAGTCTAGTAGACGGATTCGGTAAAGTGGGTAGAATAGACGAAGCATATCTAATTATGGAAGAATTGATGCAAAAAGGCTTGTCACCAAATGTATACACATGGAATTGTTTGCTTGATGCATTAGTGAAGGCTGAGGAAATAGATGAAGCCCTTGTCTGCTTCAAGTCGATGAAGGAGTTAAAGTGCACTCCAAATACTTTTACTTATAGCATCATCATTAATGGTCTCTGTAGAGTAAGAAAATTCAATAAAGCATTTGTATTTTGGCAAGAGATGCAGAAAGAAGGGTTAAAGCCCAATATGATCACCTATACAACCATGATCTCTGGACTTGCGAAGGCGGGAAATGTATCAGAGGCTGATAAACTATTCCAGAAATTCAAGGGTAAAGGAGGTTTACCAGATTCTGCTTGTTACAACACTATGATAGAGGGGCTAAGCATCGCAAACAGGGCGATGGAGGCATATGAGCTATTCGAAGAAACACGATTAAGAGGATGTAATATATATACCAAAACTTGTGTTATTCTTTTAGATGCATTACACAAGGCAGAATGTCTTGAGCAGGCTGCAATTGTGGGTGCTATATTGAGAGAAATTGCAAAATCGCAGCATGCTTCAAGATCTTTATAA